The window AAGGGGATCCTGATGGAGCGCCACCGGATGACCGCGGCTCAGGCGTTCACCACGCTCGCCCGGGTGTCGCAGAACCACAACATCAAGCTGCGGGTGCTGTGCGAGCACCTCGCCGCCACCGGGGAGCTCCCCGGCGCACCTCTGCCGTAGGCCGTCGGCCACCGTCCTCTCGGTCTGTCGACGCCGCTGCACGGCCTGACCTCCGTCGGAGCGGGCCGGGACGACCCGGCACGACTCTCCTGGTGGTGCGGTCACGGCGGCGGGCGCCTGCCTTCCGGGCGTTCGCTCCCCCGAAGCGGAGCGCCCGCAGGCGGACGTCCGTGCGGCCGCTCTTCTCAGGCGGCGTCGGGCCGCGTACCATCCGTCCGAGTTGGTGTTGTCGGTAGTGCGCCCGGAACCGGCGTGATCCATCCAGGAACCGTCGCGCCCGAGGTGGGACCATGCCGCACAGAGAGGCCGCCCGGACCAGCCGACTCGTCGACGTGCTGGTCGAGTTCGCACTGCTGATGACGCAGGATCCTCCGCTGACCACCGTGCTGCAGTTCCTCGTCGACAACGCGACCGGCGTCCTGCCGGCCACCGCGGCGAGCGTGGTCATGTACCCACCCGAGGGCACACGGCCGATCGTGGCGGCGTCGGATTTCTGGGCGCTGGAACAGGAACGACGGCACGCCGCACGGGAGGACTCCAGCGACGGGAACGGCTCCGCGGACGACGTCGCCGGCCGGGCGGGAGTCCCGATCAGGGACGGCCGCTCGGCGGTCCCCTCGTGGATCGGGTTGGGCGACGGCCTGCTGACCACGTCGACCGTCCCGCTGCGGCACGCGGAGACGCGCCTGGGCGCACTGCATCTGTACCGGACCGAGTCCGGGGTGCCGGGTGCGTTCCCGGTGGCCGCCGCCCAGCAGCTGGCCGATGTCGGCGCGGCCTACCTGATGAGCACCTACCGGCGGCTCGAGCTGCAGCGGGTCTCCGAGCTCAGCCGCCAGGAAGCCCTGCACGACCCGTTGACCGGTCTGCCCAACCGCACCCTGATGGTGGAGCGGCTGCGCCACGCCTGCGAGCGCAGCCGCCGCAGCGGTCTCGCCGCCGCCGTCCTGTACATCGATCTCGACGGCTTCAAGGCGGTCAACGACACCCTCGGGCACACGGCGGGCGATCAGTTGCTGGTCGCCGTCTCGACCCGGCTCAGGAGCCTGCTGCGGCCGCCGGACACCCTGGCCCGGCTGCACGGTGACGAGTTCGTGCTGATGTGCGAGGACCTGGCGGAACCGGCACACGCGGCCGACATCGCCCGCCGCCTGCAGGCCGTGCTCGACGAGCCGCTGGCCGTCGGGGGGACCGACGTCGTCCTGCGGGCCAGCGTCGGGGTGGTGCTGACCGACGCCGGGACCGTGGACGCCCACCAGGTCCTGGTCGACGCCGACCGCGCCATGTACGAGGCGAAACGTCGTGGCGGGGCGCAGTTCTGGTTCGACGACCGACGGCGCGGCTGAGAGCCGGCGTCAGCCGGCCAGCGGCGCGCCGGTCGAGCCGGTCGCG is drawn from Nakamurella deserti and contains these coding sequences:
- a CDS encoding GGDEF domain-containing protein, producing the protein MPHREAARTSRLVDVLVEFALLMTQDPPLTTVLQFLVDNATGVLPATAASVVMYPPEGTRPIVAASDFWALEQERRHAAREDSSDGNGSADDVAGRAGVPIRDGRSAVPSWIGLGDGLLTTSTVPLRHAETRLGALHLYRTESGVPGAFPVAAAQQLADVGAAYLMSTYRRLELQRVSELSRQEALHDPLTGLPNRTLMVERLRHACERSRRSGLAAAVLYIDLDGFKAVNDTLGHTAGDQLLVAVSTRLRSLLRPPDTLARLHGDEFVLMCEDLAEPAHAADIARRLQAVLDEPLAVGGTDVVLRASVGVVLTDAGTVDAHQVLVDADRAMYEAKRRGGAQFWFDDRRRG